From Coffea arabica cultivar ET-39 chromosome 2e, Coffea Arabica ET-39 HiFi, whole genome shotgun sequence, the proteins below share one genomic window:
- the LOC140037017 gene encoding E3 ubiquitin-protein ligase DIS1-like, which yields MSTGNCYFDDLRNKPEVIDPAQDEELLEVSEHMNDATQIAVKPNLTVSSSVRELLECPVCLNAMYPPIHQCSNGHTICSGCKPRVHNRCPTCRHELGNIRCLALEKVAASLELPCKYQSFGCMGIYPYYSKLKHESQCSFRPYNCPYAGSECTVIGDIPYLVAHLKDDHKVDMHNGSTFNHRYVKSNPHEVENATWMLTVFSCFGQYFCLHFEAFQHGMAPVYIAFLRFMGDDNEAKNYSYSLEVGGNGRKMIWQGIPRSIRDGHRKVRDSFDGLIIQRNIALFFSGGDRKELKLRVTGRIWKEQ from the exons ATGTCAACTGGAAATTGTTATTTCGATGACTTGCGCAACAAACCTGAGGTCATTGATCCTGCTCAGGATGAAGAATTACTGGAAGTTAGCGAGCACATGAATGACGCTACTCAAATTGCTGTGAAACCTAATCTGACTGTTTCTAGCAGTGTTCGTGAGTTGTTGGAATGTCCTGTCTGCTTGAATGCAATGTACCCTCCTATTCACCAG TGCTCGAATGGGCACACCATTTGTTCTGGTTGCAAGCCTAGGGTGCACAACCGCTGCCCAACCTGCAGGCATGAGCTTGGCAATATCAGATGTCTTGCATTGGAGAAGGTGGCCGCATCCCTTGAGCTTCCTTGTAAATATCAGAGTTTTGGGTGCATGGGCATATATCCTTATTACAGCAAGTTAAAGCATGAATCTCAATGTTCGTTTAGACCCTACAACTGCCCCTATGCAGGATCTGAGTGCACGGTCATTGGTGACATTCCCTATTTGGTGGCCCATCTAAAGGATGACCACAAAGTTGATATGCACAATGGCAGTACTTTTAACCATCGTTATGTCAAATCAAATCCACATGAAGTGGAGAATGCTACATGGATGCTCACA GTTTTCAGTTGCTTTGGGCAATACTTCTGCTTGCATTTTGAAGCATTTCAACATGGTATGGCGCCAGTTTACATAGCATTCTTGAGGTTCATGGGTGATGACAATGAGGCCAAAAACTATAGCTATAGTCTCGAGGTTGGCGGGAATGGCAGAAAGATGATATGGCAGGGAATTCCTAGAAGCATAAGAGATGGCCACCGCAAAGTTCGTGACAGTTTTGATGGCCTCATTATCCAACGTAACATAGCCCTGTTTTTCTCTGGCGGGGATCGGAAGGAATTGAAGCTCAGAGTCACAGGTAGGATTTGGAAAGAGCAGTGA